The Mercurialis annua linkage group LG2, ddMerAnnu1.2, whole genome shotgun sequence genome contains a region encoding:
- the LOC126667827 gene encoding eukaryotic translation initiation factor 3 subunit B-like: protein MMDVMIMKDLDARAAAAGIDLSQLDLSSIQLPPGEDFGIISDDEDVVQEEQLDFDFGFGNIIVVDNLPVVPKEKFEKLEGVIRKIYSQIGVIKEDGLWMPLDPETQKTLGYCFIEYNSPQEAELAKEKTNGYKLDRAHIFAVNMFEDFDRFMKVPDEWAPPEFKPYVHGENLQKWLTDEKARDQFVIRAGSDTEVFWNDARQMKPEPVYKRACWTESYVQWSPNGTYLATVHRQGAAVWGGANAFNRLMRYAHPQVKLIDFSPGEKFLVTYSSHEPSNPRDANRIVINIFDVRTGKVMRDFKGSADEFSIGGTGGVAGVSWPIFRWGGGREDKYFAKIGKNMISIYETETFALIDKKSLKVENIMDFSWSPTDPIFALFVPEHAGGNQPARVSLIQVPSKEELRQKNLFSVSDCKMYWQSNGDYLAVKVDRYTKSKRTTYTGFELFRIKERDIPIEVLELDNKSDKIIAFAWEPKGHRFAVIHGDGPRPDVSFYSMRTAHNTGRVSKLTTLKAKQANALFWSPAGRYLILAGLKGFNGQLEFFNVDELETMGTTEHFMATDIEWDPTGRYVATSVTSVHHEMENGFNIWSFNGKLLYRILKDHFFQYLWRPRPPCFLSPEKEEEIANNLKKYSKKYEAEDQDVSLQLSEQDREKRKMVKDEWEKWVNEWKRQHEDEKLLRQQLRDGEVSDEEEEYEAKEVEVEELLDVKEEVLSFEFGQE, encoded by the exons ATGATGGACGTTATGATAATGAAAGATTTAGATGCGCGAGCTGCAGCCGCCGGCATAGATCTTTCACAGCTCGATCTCAGCTCTATTCAGCTCCCTCCCGGAGAAGATTTCGGAATCATCAG TGATGATGAAGATGTTGTCCAAGAAGAGCAGCTGGATTTTGATTTTGGGTTTGGTAATATTATTGTTGTTGATAATCTCCCAGTTGTTCCTAAGGAGAAGTTCGAAAAGCTTGAAGGAGTTATCAGAAAAATTTATAGTCAAATTGGTGTTATCAAGGAAGATGGCCTTTGGATGCCCCTTGATCCTGAGACGCAAAAAACCTTAGGTTACTGCTTTATCGAGTATAATTCACCTCAG GAAGCTGAGCTGGCTAAGGAGAAGACAAACGGGTATAAGTTGGACAGAGCACATATTTTTGCTGTCAACATGTTTGAGGACTTTGATAGGTTCATGAAAGTTCCAGATGAGTGGGCCCCTCCTGAATTCAAGCCTTATGTTCATGGG GAAAATCTTCAAAAGTGGCTTACTGATGAAAAAGCTCGAGATCAATTTGTAATTCGTGCAGGCTCGGACACTGAGGTTTTCTGGAATGATGCAAGACAGATGAAGCCTGAACCTGTTTACAAGCGTGCT TGTTGGACTGAAAGTTATGTGCAGTGGTCCCCAAACGGGACTTATTTGGCAACAGTTCACAGGCAGGGTGCTGCTGTCTGGGGTGGGGCAAATGCCTTTAACAGGCTTATGCGCTATGCTCATCCTCAG GTTAAACTTATTGATTTTTCACCTGGTGAGAAATTTTTAGTTACATACAGCAGCCATGAACCAAGCAATCCCCGTGATGCAAAT AGGAttgtaataaatatttttgatgtaAGAACTGGAAAAGTGATGAGAGATTTCAAGGGAAGCGCTGATGAGTTTTCCATTGGAGGAACTGGTGGTGTTGCAGGAGTGTCCTGGCCCATATTTAG GTGGGGTGGTGGAAGAGAGGACAAGTACTTTGCCAAAATTGGAAAAAATATGATCTCTATCTATGAAACTGAGACCTTTGCTCTTATTGACAAGAAGTCTTTGAAGGTTGAAAACATAATGGATTTCAGTTGGTCACCCACTGATCCCATTTTTGCACTTTTTGTTCCTGAACATGCTGGCGGAAATCAACCTGCTAGA GTGTCTCTTATTCAAGTTCCTAGTAAGGAGGAATTGAGGCAGAAGAATCTATTTAGTGTTAGTGATTGCAAAATGTACTGGCAAAGCAATGGGGACTATCTTGCTGTGAAGGTTGATCGCTATACCAAATCAAAAAGGACAACATACACAGGATTTGAGCTTTTCAGGATAAAAGAACGAGACATACCCATTGAGGTATTGGAGCTTGACAATAAGAGTGATAAGATCATTGCCTTTGCTTGGGAACCAAAGGGTCACAGGTTTGCGGTTATTCATGGGGATGGCCCAAGGCCTGATGTAAGTTTTTACTCGATGAGGACGGCCCATAATACGGGTCGTGTTTCCAAGCTCACCACTCTCAAAGCCAAACAAGCAAATGCCCTGTTCTGGTCACCTGCTGGTCGCTATCTAATACTAGCTGGACTCAAGGGTTTCAATGGACAGCTAGAATTTTTTAATGTTGATGAGCTAGAGACTATGGGAACCACTGAGCATTTTATGGCAACAGATATTGAATGGGATCCTACTGGAAG GTATGTAGCAACTTCAGTGACGTCTGTTCATCATGAAATGGAAAATGGATTCAATATATGGTCATTTAACGGCAAGCTGCTTTATCGAATACTCAAGGATCATTTCTTCCAG TACCTTTGGCGTCCAAGACCACCATGCTTCTTGAGTCCTGAAAAGGAGGAAGAGATAGCAAATAATTTGAAGAAATATTCTAAGAAGTACGAGGCGGAGGACCAGGATGTCTCATTACAATTAAGCGAGCAAGACCGTGAGAAACGGAAAATGGTGAAGGATGAATGGGAAAAATGGGTGAACGAGTGGAAACGACAGCATGAAGATGAAAAATTGTTAAGGCAACAATTAAGAGATGGAGAAGTtagtgatgaagaagaagagtatGAGGCCAAAGAAGTAGAAGTTGAAGAGTTGTTGGATGTGAAAGAAGAGGTTCTTTCTTTTGAATTTGGACAGGAGTAA
- the LOC126669033 gene encoding aspartyl protease family protein At5g10770-like — protein MSVSHFLCLWLLFSFSSSCSAFKFNGRKIAENDDVSSLLPQQFHTIQLTSLLPSASCKSSSKVSSNENKAILKVVHKHGACSDLHNHHKAKAPTHEEILLQDQSRVDSIHSKLFVGLSSDVKTADATLPAKDGQTIGSGNYIVTVGLGSPKKDLSLIFDTGSDLTWTQCEPCVKSCYSQKEPIFNPIHSTSYTNVSCGSALCDSLISATGNIFNCDSSTCVYGIQYGDSSFSVGYFGKEKLTLTPTDVFEGFSFGCGENNKGLFGGAAGLLGLGRDKLSLVSQTAQKYNKLFSYCLPSSPSSTGFLSFGGQPSISASFTPLATISAGASFYGLDFTAISVGGRKLTISPSVFSTAGTIIDSGTVITRLPPAAYSALSSAFRKLMSKYPSAPALSILDTCYDFSKFSTVTVPKIGLYFSGNVHIDIDQTGIFYVNDPTQVCLAFAGNSDAGDVGIFGNVQQKTLEVVYDGAAGKVGFAAGGCS, from the exons ATGTCAGTCAGCCATTTTCTCTGTTTATGGCTTCTCTTCAGTTTCAGCAGCAGCTGCTCTGCTTTCAAATTTAATGGAAGAAAAATTGCAGAAAATGATGACGTCAGCTCTCTTCTTCCTCAGCAATTTCATACCATTCAACTCACCTCTCTTCTTCCTTCTGCTTCTTGCAAATCTTCCTCCAAAG TTTCATCAAACGAAAACAAGGCAATCTTGAAAGTAGTCCACAAGCACGGAGCATGCTCCGATCTGCATAACCACCACAAAGCAAAAGCTCCGACACATGAAGAGATCCTCCTCCAGGATCAATCTAGAGTCGATTCAATTCACTCCAAGTTATTCGTCGGACTGAGCAGCGACGTCAAGACAGCAGATGCAACACTTCCGGCGAAGGACGGCCAGACTATTGGCTCCGGCAATTATATAGTTACTGTTGGACTGGGCTCGCCGAAGAAGGATTTGTCGCTCATCTTTGACACCGGAAGCGACCTGACGTGGACTCAATGCGAGCCATGTGTGAAGTCTTGCTATTCCCAAAAGGAGCCCATTTTTAATCCCATCCACTCCACTTCCTATACCAATGTTTCCTGTGGATCTGCCCTTTGCGACTCCCTCATTTCTGCAACAG GCAACATCTTTAATTGTGATTCCTCAACATGCGTCTATGGCATCCAATACGGTGACTCGTCATTCTCTGTCGGATACTTTGGTAAGGAAAAGCTCACCTTAACTCCGACCGATGTTTTCGAAGGTTTTTCATTCGGCTGCGGCGAAAACAACAAAGGTTTATTCGGCGGCGCCGCTGGCTTACTTGGTCTCGGCAGAGACAAACTCTCATTAGTCTCACAAACTGCCCAAAAATACAACAAGCTTTTCTCTTACTGTCTCCCCTCCTCCCCCAGCTCAACCGGATTCCTCTCATTCGGCGGTCAGCCTTCCATCTCCGCTTCCTTCACCCCGCTAGCAACAATATCCGCCGGAGCCTCATTCTACGGCCTTGACTTTACAGCTATCTCCGTCGGAGGCAGAAAGTTGACCATTTCACCCTCGGTATTTTCAACTGCGGGTACAATAATCGACTCCGGTACCGTCATCACTCGGTTGCCACCTGCAGCTTACTCTGCTTTAAGCTCAGCTTTTAGAAAACTCATGTCCAAGTATCCATCGGCGCCGGCATTATCAATACTCGACACGTGTTATGATTTTAGTAAATTTAGTACAGTGACTGTACCGAAAATCGGGTTGTACTTCAGCGGGAATGTTCATATAGATATTGACCAGACAGGGATTTTTTACGTGAATGATCCAACGCAAGTTTGCTTAGCGTTCGCCGGAAACAGTGACGCCGGTGATGTTGGTATATTTGGGAATGTGCAGCAAAAGACACTAGAGGTTGTGTATGACGGCGCTGCTGGGAAAGTTGGATTCGCTGCCGGCGGTTGTAGCTAG